The DNA sequence acactaagggcaatttatcatggccaatccacctaacctgcacatctttggactgcgggaggaaaccggagcacccggaggaaacccacgcagacacagggaggatgtgcagactccgcacagacagtgacccaagccggtatcgaacctgggaccctggagctgtgaagcaattgtgatatccacaaggctaccgtgctgccccaaaggttaaGGTCTCCTGCGTTGGTAATTGCCTTGCCTCTggtgcttggctgggattatgttgttgaaggcagagctatagtcaataaataggttGATGACTTAGGATTCCTTGTTGTCGAGAAAGGATTCCTTGTTGTCGAGAAAGCGTACGCTGTGgactggttatgggggggggggggggggggggcgaaggtgttAGCCAGGTTAatgaaggagatgggaggggtggatcgtgGAAGTTTCTGCGGAATAGGGAGTATACGTTCTTCTCgctgtccataaggtgtactcgaggATCGACTTTTGTGGTAGACAAGGCGCTGCTAGCTGGGTTGAAGAAGGTAGAACGTTTAGCGATCAtaatatcagaccatgctccacattgggtggatgtggtctttGAGAAGTGTCCGACCCAGAGGCCGCCGTGGAGACTAGATGTGGTCTTGGTGGCAGATTTGAATTTTTGCTAAAAGATGGGGAAGGTGATATAGGACTATGTGGAGTTTAATCTAAATTGGGAGGTCTCAATGAGTTTAATGTAAATTGGGAGGTTTCGATGGTTTGCAAGGCATTGAAGGCAATAGTGAGGGTGAGGTCCTCtcatttaaggcaaaggtggataggaAGACGCAGGAGGAACAGCAGCGGTTGATAGAGGAGATTCTGGAGGTTGATGGAAGATGTGCGGAGGATCCGGAGCGACTCCGTAAGCTAACTTTCACGAGCCTGGTGGGGAAGGTGAAGGAGGATTTGGGAAGTGGGATAGTCTCCCTTTGTCATTGGCAGGCCACCGGTGCAGGCAGTCAAACTGAATGTTTTGCCAcggtttctgtttttgttccagtgtctacTGGTCTTTTTGCCAAATGTATTTCTCTGAGGGATGGATAGGCTGGTCTTGTCATTTGTGTGGGCAGAGAAGATAGTGAGGATAAGGAAGGCGGTGCTCCAAAGGGGGCGGTAGTCGGGAGGCCTGGTCTTCCAAACTTGTTGCATTGttactgggtggcaaatgcagATGAGGTGCATGGCTGGAGTAAGGAGATGGGGGTTCTGTGGGCGCGAATGGAGGCGGGTTGCTGTAAAGGGTCAGGGTTGCGGAAGCTAGCAACTACCAGCTACCGTTCGCCCCGGGGAATTATTCAGGGAATCTTGTGGGAGCCACGCTGGAGATTTGGGGGCAGTTCATGTTCAGGACAGGGTCCAGGGTGATGCCAATGAGAgggaatcataataatctttattatcacaagtaggcttacattaacactgcaatgaagttactgtgaaaagccccagtcgccacattccggcgcctgttcgggtacacagagggagaattctgaatatccaattcacctaacagcacgccttttgggacttgtggggggaaaccggagcacccggaggaaactcagacacggggagaacgtgcagactccgcacagacggggacccaagtcgggaatctcacctgggaccctggagctgtgaagcaacagtgccacccactgtgctaccgtgcagcccattggTTCAAGCCAGGGAGGATGGCTGCGAGGTTCAGagaatgggaggagaaaggggtaaAGAGatggaggatctgtttctggaggggtgATTCGCATGTTTGTGGAGCTGGGGGTGAAGTATGGGCTCCAGCGTGAGTAGGGGTATTTGCAGGTGTGGAATTTCACAAGAAAGGCTTTCCGGTGGCACCGTCATCCtctttgttggaggaggtgctgtcggttgggtgggggggtggggctggagagTGGGGTCATTTCGCAGATCTGTAGCAGGATTATAGAGGAGGATAAGGAGTGCATGGTAGGGACTACGGCCAAATGGGAAGAAGCGTTGGGGATGGGGCTAGAAGAAGGATTATGGTGCGAAGTGTTGTGAAGGGTCAATGCCTCGATATCGTGTGCGAGGCTTTGGTTGATTCAGTTGAAAGTGATATATAGGGTGCACTTAACGAAGGCagggatgagccagctgtttgagggggtgaagGATAGTTGCGAactgtgtgggaggggcccagccaatcatgtacacatgttctggtcctgcccaaagttggagaaatattggtggtcgtttttcagcaccatgtctgtgGTTCTGCATATGGAGTTGGAGCTGGGCCCCCAGGATgcagggtgtcagacctgccggagctgcagacgggagcaGGGGCAGATATTTTATCCTTTGCCTCGATGATTGCTCGCAGGAGGGTTGTGTTGAggtggaggtcaacttctccaCCCCCAGTGCATGGCTGGGGGATTTAATAGAGTTCCTGaatatttggagaaggtgaaattagcTCTAAGAGGGTTGGATGAGGGCATCCACCAGAGATGGGGCTTGTTTGTTTTACATTTTGGTGACCTTGTTCCTGTCGAGGGGTTTTGATAGGGGGAGTGCAGCAGGGGGTGTTTGTGTATTGCTGTAAAGATGTTAAAAtgtcgaataaaaatattttttttagaaatgaaatgaaatgaaagaaccGCAGGTGCAAACTTTGCCCTTTAAAGCTCAGAATGAAACAGCTCCAACTGATtacattagaacatacagtgcagaaggaggccattcggcccatcgagtctgcaccgacccactaaagccctcactttcaccctatccccataactcaataacccttcctaactgtTTAAACTGATGTTTAAAAATGATTATTTTCACATGGCTTCAAAGTGGTGGACATAATTAAAACCTTGGTAAAATGAGTATTGGTGCAGACGTTGTGCCAAAACAATGAGGGGGCACAGGTAAACATTTTTGGGGAAGGAATCAATATTGCCCTAATTTTGCTGATACACTTGACGCAGCTGTACTAGAATTCCTTCTCTGAAGGCCACCACCTCTACCTCTCTGTCCTTCTCTGTTATACTCCTTAAAAACCTAGTCCTTTGACCAACCTTTTGCTCACCTAAGGTCTGCTTTCGTGGCTCAAATGAAGCTCTCGTGAAACACATTGGAATAAATGTCTTACTATGTTAAAGGTACTGAATAAAAGTTTTGATTTTGTTTGTGCTGCGAGGGAAACCACATTGTTCCCAATTGGTGGAAGGATTTAAAAGATTATTTAATTCTTGTCCATGTTTTCTAAAGCCTAGGCATGCTTCCTCTCGTGGAATTTTACATTTAACTTGGAAATGAAATAAGAAATGTTTATGCGTTATCCAGAAGTAAGAAACTGATACAGTTCCGTTTGTTTTTCCCAGGCAAGCTCTGACGGCTACAGAATCGAACAGGATACCTTTGGTGAGCTGAAAGTGCCAAATGATAAATACTATGGAGCCCAGACAGTTAGATCAATGATGAACTTTAAAATCGGAGGGTTATCTGAACGGATGCCAGTAAGTTAATTAGCAAGGTTTTAATTTTAAACAAAAAGTCGATAACTGATTTCTtttactttttcccccacaatcttTGTCCCCATACCTATTGCATTGATTAACATTTTTTTCGAATTCActtggtgaaaagatccagaaagTGTTTGCTTTGTTACAAGCCTCTGGACATTCAGTAATTGGTCGGGATTGTTACTGATTTACAGAAAATAGCAGGAACCATCTGATTACAGTTTCAGGCAAAAATCTTGGAAATTGAAACTGACATCTTGGTGAGATTTTTCTAATTACGTTCTGTAATTAAATGCCTTTTATTAAAAAGACACTTGATTGTAGCATTATCACTGGTGCACTAATGTTAATGATGTGGCTCTCAAATGGGGACTAAATATCTCTTAGATTATATGGCTATAATGCAGGCAAATAATTCTCATTAATTGTTCATTTCAGTAACATTTCTGTTATCTGGCACTTTATCAAGTGGAATTCTCTATTAACCAGAATTCTGGGGTTGGGTCTGTTTTTGTTCATTGGAGATATCAAACTCACTGGTAATAgttatcagtgaccttttctcagTTAGGTATCAGCCTCCCACTGCTGCGCAGTACCATCACCCGCTCTCTCGATTCTCGTGCACCCCTGTGAAACCGCAACATCTATGTGATCATCCTAGAGCTTTTCTCCTTGGATGTAAACGTAGATCTCACATCTCGGTTAACTGGTATATTTGATTCACCGTACCTCCCATTCTTGGAGCATGCTGGATAACTGCAAATGGTGCTATTTGAAAataatttctgatttttttttttttaaggcaaaTAATTGCAGAATTTCCGAGAGTTCTTGTATCGTGGTGTAAGCAGCGGCTTACATCCAATTCAGACAGGGAAATCCATTCCCGCTCCAGACTTGAGCATAACAAACAAAGTTAGCACTCCAGTGCATTGTTGAAGGGGTGCTGCATTTTTGGTTGGGAGATTAACCATGGTTGTCTTTGCCCTGAAAACGTTCAGTGGAACTATTTCAAAGAACAGGGAGGGGGTTAACTCGAGTGCCCTTAAACaactaaaacagattatttggtcacatTGCTGTTGGTGTGAGCTTgccgtgtgcaaattggttgccacagCTTCTATATCACAGTAGCTACTACACTGCAAAAGTAGTTCACTGCCGGTAAAGCACTCTGGGATGttctgtggtcatgaaaggcattgtaaaaatgtttttaaaaatttcttTCACTTCGAAATTACAGAATAATACGTGTTTTACAGTATGAAATTGAGTTAGTGCATGACAATCTGAACTAAATATGCAGGAAAACACAGTATATAATCTGCATACGTTCTCCTTCATGTATCTGAGTTTGAGAACTCGAAGTGTAAGGAACGCAGGGACTGGAACCCACTGCTCTGCTTCATCTTGGGTTAAATCTGGATTGATAGGTCAATGACCGCCTTTATCTGTAATTATCTTGAAATATGAAGGCATGTAGTGGATTACTTTATCTTGCTGTTGACCGCCATCTTTAAATTTGCAAAATCTCTTGGGTTTGCTCTACCTTGCATTGCTTGTTCTAGTGAAATAGATAGCAGATCACCTGTGGAAATTACATTTTTTACTAATTAAATGAACTTGCACTTTCCAGGCAGAGAATTTTTAATAAAACCCTTCTGTCAGGGAGTaaaggagaaaaagaaagagagcgagcgaTATTCCATAGAAATATATGATTCTGTTACTTCATCTTTGTTTATGTTCACAGATCCAAATAATAAAAGCCTTTGGAATTCTGAAGCGAGCTGCTGCAGAAGTGAACGTGAAATATGGTTTGGATGCAAAGATTGCAGGTGGCATTGTAAAGGCAGCCAATGAGGTAGTAACAGCCTGAAAATGGTTTATAACTTGTATCATGATGCATTCCGTGGGGTCGGTGTGAtgatgtgtgcgtgtgggggatGGAGGGTGGGTGGAGGAGAGGAGAGAAGAGAAAAACATAAGTCAGGATAGCTGAATTGGCAGGCAGGGAGAAACAAACAAAGAACCAAATTGGGATGAGACACAGCAACTGTAATAGCTGGGCTGGAGCAGAGACGGGCCATGGTCATTTACAGCAGTAAAATAAAGGCAACCTAAATCATCCTGttttttttgtttggggggggggggggggcggggtggatttCTTAACTTGCCAAACTCAAAAGGTTGCATTACATTGCCTTTGGCCAGATTGTGCAACTGCAAACTGACTCAAACCGATTTTATGTTAAGTCATGCTCCAGCTATGTGACACTCCAGTGTTATACCAGGCATTATGTGACATTTAAGTTATGATACCCTTAACATTGGAAATTCTATCACAGCCCCACCTGCAGGCATAATATCTGTTGCAAGTAAAATTGTACATTTTATAATGGAATTTCTCTTCAAAGAGGGTTGACATAGGAGCTTTCAATGGAACTTGTACCCGGGAAATGAATTTAATATATAAAGGTCTCAAAGAAATTCTTTCATAATTTTAATATTGAAGATTTCTATTGTATGGGGATGGTATATGCGTATTTCTAAACCCATTTCTTGTTTTGCCATGAATAGCAAATTACAATacctatccctccccactccacccttgTAAGGAAAGAAATATGATGTAgaaatgccggtgttggactggggtaggcacagtaagaagtcttgacaacaccaggttaaagtccaacagatttgttttctgCATGAAGAATCAATCTGTTAATTGCTGTATTATAACAACATTCATTTTAGCAGCACATGAAGACTTTAATTTTGTCTCTTTTGCTCGACAGTAATCCCAATGACATCCAATATGGAGGGAGACTCTTTGCTTCCCAGACCAGTTTGATAATCCAAATTATTATTGCATTCTATTGCCTCACGAAATGAGGCTTACAGAAAATCACACTGTAAAAAGATCCAGAACACAATCGCAACATTCATTTTgaattaaaaataaatacatttagagtacccaaatattttttttctaattgagggcaatttagcatggccaatctgcctaacctgcacatattttgggttgtgggggtgagacccacgcaaacacagggagaatgaacAAATTCcacagtgaccccgggccaggattgaacccaggtcatcagcaccttgaggcagcagtgctaaccactgcagcactgtgccacccatttaatTTTGAATTTTGTGATACATTTAAAAACGTATGTCAATGTGGTGTCTAGCTGGAGCTAGAGGTCCTAATTCCAGTCTTATTAAAAGAGCCTAGAATATACCATAATGGTTGAAATCAGAGTTTAGGTGTCGTGCAAATTAGGCGCTTCTGTAATCCTGTGTTAATCAGTATTTTAAGAATTCGCGTCCcttgaaaatagtcaattttgtcaTTTGTGGCTTGGAATTTGGGGTTTATTTTTCATCGGAAAATAGCCCCAAGCCTTCAGTGCACATTGGAAACTACTAGCACTGACCTCCAGTCACTGATCCAGATATTAGACTAAATAATGGATCATGTCCATGCCTTGCTGGGACATGAACAGCAACTAACCGCCTGCGTCTGTGTTTTAATCAGCCCCTTTTTTCTTTCTGCTTGCCCtccaaaaacatttttaataaGGAAATCTCTTCGGAGAATTGGTTCGTCGTAGCACCATTACAGCATACAATTGTAATTTAAGAATTGAAGATCAGTGTGATTATGAAcacatgtttctctttttgtttgCTCTTTTCCTCATTTGGAAAATTCTGTGCAGTATTGTTGTAGTACTGTAGTCTAGCCAGTGGACGGTGCATTGTAATTGTACTGCAGTTTCCTTCAGTGCTGACAAGTGGTGACTTGTGTAACTTCAGTTCATTGAAGAAGTGTGATTAGTATCACAAAATATCAGTGTTGGATATTATCGTGAAACTTAAACATTCTACTGCTGAATCCCAATGATCTTTGACTTGTGCGACATTCTGTATGATAATATGTGAACAAATTATTGCGTGTCTGATTTTCTTTGTCAGTTAAACTGGTTACTTTCTTGTCTTCTCGGCATTGAAAATGAGGTTGGCTGGTGTGCTTCTAATGCAGGTGATTGCTGGGAAATTGGATGATCACtttcctctggtagtgtggcagaCCGGCTCTGGAACACAAACAAACATGAATGTGAATGAAGTGATCAGCAACAGGGCAATTCAGATTCTTGGAGGTAAACTGGGCAGCAAGGATCCTGTACACCCCAATGATCATGTAAACAAAAGCCAGGTACTCATCTAGGCCTCAGTTCCATCCCCTTGGAAGTTTAAAACCTCATTTTCCCTTTCACGGTCCAGGAAAAGAGCGACGGGGATTTGCAATATTAATTTTTGTTCTGTCTCTCGCATGGAATAGGAAATGTTCACTCACCAATGTAACTTTTTTATCAGAAGGTTTACTTTAATTTTGAGTTCAAATTGTGCATTTGCTCCATAGTTATAAGCGGTTTGAAAATGCAGCTCATAAAAATGATAATGCACAGCATCTTATGAATCTAAGTTCAGAATTGAGTCAGTTTTGATCTGTGCATTTCCTCCTTTCTCACATTGCCAGAGTTCCAACGACACTTTCCCAACGGCCATGCACATTGCTGCTGCCAAGGAGGTCCATGAGGTGCTGCTGCCTGGACTTCAGAAGCTACATGATGCACTTGAGGACAAGGCCAAAGAGTTTGCTGACATCATTAAAATTGGCCGTACTCATACGCAAGATGCTGTGCCTCTTTCATTAGGGCAGGTAGGTTGGAAGAAAACATACAATTTTTGGTATGAAACCTTGCTATTACAATAAAAGATAAATAGAGGAAGAGTGTGAAGGTTTGAAATTTGCCTCAAAAAGGGAGAAATTGCTTGAAATGCACAACAGGTCAGCCCACATCTGGAAAAAGGCACATTTCTGGTGGGATCATTCATCATAAGCAGCCAGTCTACATGCACGATTGTTAATGCTTCTCGGACAGAGCAACTGAGATTTAGAACTCACCGTGTAGGATGTAGCCTAAACTGGCCCACCAGTATAATGTGCCACTGATCTGACCACAGCACTAAAGCCACCTTTAATTTTACTGCAGCTGTTCAACATTGTTGTCCAGTAGAAATGGCTGACTAAGCTACAGGCACAGCTGTGGTGAAATCCCAGAAGGAAGGGGAATAAGAATACTGCTGCGAACTGGTTTGATATGCCTTAAagtggggcgccatttaaaaaaaaaaaaaggggcagcacggtagccttgtggatagcagaattgcttcacagctccagggtcccaggttcgattccagcttgggtcactgtctgtgcggagtctgcacgttctccctgtgtgtgcgtgggtttcctctgggtgctccagtttcctcccacagtccaaagatgtgcaggttaggtggattggccatgataaattgcccttagtgtccaaaattgcccttagtgttgtgtggggttactgggttatggggatagggtggaggtgttgaccttgagtagggtgctctttccaagagccggtgcagactcgatgggccgaatggcctccttctgcactgtaaattctatgatctatagtcATTTGCACTAATTTTAGTAGAAAGCGTCTTGCATTGATAAATTTACTTGTGTATAATCTGCTATCATTTAGTCAATTGTAAAGAAAATCGAGCCACGTGTAAAACAGGCTACTGATTTTGATCACAGTTTTGTGGTAACAATAAAGACCAATTTCATCCCGTTCCCTTTCGCCATTTTTTGGTATGATTTTGTCATCTCCACTTGTACTGACATAGCACCTTTAAGGTAGCAGaatgttccaaggtgcttcacgggCATTTTCAAAAGAAAATTAGACACAATCCCATAAGATAttaagtcagatgaccaaaagcttgatcactgTAATGTAGGTTTTAAGGGGCATCTGAAAGAAGAAAAGAGAGGCAGAGCGactttggagggaggggggggggggggggggggggggggggcaccaccagtggtggagcaattaaaattgtgtgcgtgcgtgtgtgttgtCCCCATCGGGTTGGCAGTGACCCTCCGAATGGAAAGCTACATCATTGCAGCTGGTTCTCTGGTTAAGGTTGGATAACTAAGAATAGAATTAGACCAGTACAGCTCCACCAAGTACCTATGGTGTACAGTAAGTGGAGGAGAATGGTGTgatcaaccatgtcaaaggctgtCGACAGATGGAAAAGAACCAGGAGAGATTGCCTCTTGTCAACATATTTTAACCAAACCCCACGGATGTTAAAACCATTAAGAATAAATGTTAAGAATCCCATCGTAATATCAGAAAATAAAACTTTTTCCTTCTTGTACAGATCAATTAAAGCAATGCACGATTTGTTTAAACATAAGGGGTCATTGTAAGGGCAAACTACTTTTGGCCATTTCTTCAAACAGCTGCTGAATAAAGACTCTTGGGCAACTAGAGTCGTAAACCAATTAAATGTTGTTTTTCATAAACACAACAACAGCGTTGCCTGCAAAGAATCCCAACTACTTTGACTGTAAATTGTCTCACTAACAAATTGAAACCAAACCATTTAAAAAGTCATTCAAGAATAAGATCCATAGATATTACAGGCCAACAACAAACCCTAAAAATTAGTAGAATTATCAAAATCTTACACTGAAGCCAGTGATTCCATGGTGCTGAAATCTGGTGTTTTCACCTCCGTTACCCATGATTTTAAGCAGATCAATAAGTAATAAACAAGTAATTATGCAATGATGAAAACACACTCCGCTTTTCACCTTgccaacaaacgcacaaaaaggttAAAGTACACATTAACATTGTGCAAATATGAGTATTGAAATCACATGCCCAACGATGGTATTCATTACTCGTTTTTTATTTACTAATAAAAATGCAATTATCCATACCATGATTTGACTAGCTACACACAGCGAATTGGGGTAAACTGTTGGAGAACATTATTGAGGTGAAAGCTGGCAACCGGGACCCAGTTTCCATTCTATAACCATAATATCAAAATGATTTGATGCCTTTGTGTGGCTGCCACTTCGGCGCCGAGTAATTTGGGAAGAATCTATGAATTTGTGTGTTAATCAAGATATTAGTGCTGGGGAACCCATTTTCATTAACAATGCCatctctaaagctccttctactCTGCTCTAACATTGTGCATTGTCTAAATTCAGCAGAGTTCTGCTATGGCAGCAGTGCAATTTATTTTATCACTagcttcccacacactcagtgcttGCAGCTTCTCCGAGCGAAATTGCTAATTTTTAGAAAATTGTCCATTTTGTGCTGTGTCTCATACTGGATTGAGATTACTCAAGTGAAAGAAAACTATCATCACATCAATCTAGGTTGATTTGAAACACCAGTCTCCCAAGACAAAATGTTAGCTTGCTAACCTggtctttaaaaaaacattttctgaAAATACTGTGACCATGGTGCCTTCCTGTGGAAATGTTCTTTTAAATTATCTTGACTTACATTGTGTTaagatttttgttttaaaatattgaTGGAAATTCACTGCCTGTTGTTTTTATTCATGTTCAGGAGTTTAGTGGCTATGTACAGCAAATAAAATATAGTATGGAACGGATTAAGGCTGCAATGCCAAGAATATATGAGCTAGCAGCTGGCGGAACTGCAGTAGGAACAGGATTGAACACGCGGATAGGGTTTGCGGAGAAAGTGGCTGCCAAAGTCTCAGAGCTCACAGGTCAGTTGGATCATTAAACAGTATATGTACTATAAGCTTTTATTGATAATTCAGTTCTATTTTAAAATGTTCAAAATTTTACTACCGTTTACATATAAAGACAATTGTGTGACATGAATAAGTTCAGTGTGTACCATTGCAGAGAGCTGAAAAGAAAGCCTGTGAATGGAGATCTGAAATAACATAAAAACATGCTCAGTTTTCCAAAGCATTAACTTTTTCTGTTTTGGATGGTGACTGACTTGCTTTACATTTTGAATGAGGATTCCATTTTCCTATATACAGTGCATATTGGGTACTAAAAATCTGCAATGTTACCACTTGTGCTAGGCACACCCTATCACAGCACTTTGTCTCGTTTATTTTGAGATAATGATGTTTAACAAAATTAGAACAGCAGACTGAATTTTGACAAGTTAAATACTA is a window from the Scyliorhinus torazame isolate Kashiwa2021f chromosome 1, sScyTor2.1, whole genome shotgun sequence genome containing:
- the fh gene encoding fumarate hydratase, mitochondrial isoform X2, which produces MMNFKIGGLSERMPIQIIKAFGILKRAAAEVNVKYGLDAKIAGGIVKAANEVIAGKLDDHFPLVVWQTGSGTQTNMNVNEVISNRAIQILGGKLGSKDPVHPNDHVNKSQSSNDTFPTAMHIAAAKEVHEVLLPGLQKLHDALEDKAKEFADIIKIGRTHTQDAVPLSLGQEFSGYVQQIKYSMERIKAAMPRIYELAAGGTAVGTGLNTRIGFAEKVAAKVSELTGLPFITAPNKFEALAAHDALVELSGAMNVVACSLMKVANDIRFLGSGPRSGLGELILPENEPGSSIMPGKVNPTQCEAITMVAAQVMGNHVAVTVGGSNGHFELNVFKPLMIKNVLNSAQLIGDSCVSFTDHCVVGIQADTERIEKLMNESLMLVTALNPHIGYDKAAKIAKAAHKEGTTLKEMAVKLGFLTPEQFEQWVKPHEMLGPK
- the fh gene encoding fumarate hydratase, mitochondrial isoform X1, whose protein sequence is MFRLLRNFQGLQAKVEGARTCALFSRTLRPAATVALSKRMASSDGYRIEQDTFGELKVPNDKYYGAQTVRSMMNFKIGGLSERMPIQIIKAFGILKRAAAEVNVKYGLDAKIAGGIVKAANEVIAGKLDDHFPLVVWQTGSGTQTNMNVNEVISNRAIQILGGKLGSKDPVHPNDHVNKSQSSNDTFPTAMHIAAAKEVHEVLLPGLQKLHDALEDKAKEFADIIKIGRTHTQDAVPLSLGQEFSGYVQQIKYSMERIKAAMPRIYELAAGGTAVGTGLNTRIGFAEKVAAKVSELTGLPFITAPNKFEALAAHDALVELSGAMNVVACSLMKVANDIRFLGSGPRSGLGELILPENEPGSSIMPGKVNPTQCEAITMVAAQVMGNHVAVTVGGSNGHFELNVFKPLMIKNVLNSAQLIGDSCVSFTDHCVVGIQADTERIEKLMNESLMLVTALNPHIGYDKAAKIAKAAHKEGTTLKEMAVKLGFLTPEQFEQWVKPHEMLGPK